Proteins encoded by one window of Tunturibacter psychrotolerans:
- a CDS encoding ABC transporter ATP-binding protein, whose amino-acid sequence MLRFIGSLIRPYRGTLVGIFLAMLVETVMSLATPWPLKIILDNVIGDHKMAPWLHRLIGSMVDEGSRSHESRLHVAGLAAVVFVVISLLGAVASYIDNYYTESVGQWVAHDLRMKMYGHLQRLSLGYYNTHATGTILSTITADIQTIEGFASSSTLNIVVDMLTIVCMLGLMFWLNWDFTLIAVGVTPFLLLFVSRFKKAVKKATHEVRKEQSEIVAVVQQGLESIQAVKAFGQEATEEAQLELVSQATVSAALKARSVKALLSPVVTITVSLCTAVVLWRGAALILEKTMTVGELTVYLAYLTKFFKPVKDLATTTNAVAQAAVGAERVREILDTDAVIPEKKDGLTPETVAGTIEFEHVAFGYDPANLILTDVSFKIEAGQFVGIVGPTGAGKSTVVSLIPRFYDVDSGSVKMDGEDVREYKLKPLRDKIGYVLQDTVLFRGTILENIAFGRPAATREEVIAAAKLANADEFISKMPLGYETMVGERGSTLSGGQRQRIGIARVMVRNSPILLLDEPTAALDSESEKLVIDALEKLMEGRTVIAIAHRLSTIRDANQIIVINEGVVAENGTHEELMAVNGIYAALHRTQFDAGLDKVMA is encoded by the coding sequence ATGTTGCGGTTTATCGGAAGTCTAATTCGACCTTATCGTGGCACGCTGGTGGGCATCTTTCTGGCCATGCTGGTCGAGACGGTGATGAGCCTGGCGACGCCGTGGCCGTTGAAGATCATCCTCGATAACGTAATCGGCGACCACAAGATGGCTCCGTGGCTGCATCGGCTGATTGGGTCGATGGTGGATGAAGGCTCGAGGTCGCATGAGTCGAGGCTGCATGTCGCGGGGCTGGCGGCGGTGGTGTTTGTCGTGATTTCGCTGTTGGGCGCGGTGGCGTCTTATATCGACAACTACTACACCGAGAGTGTGGGGCAGTGGGTGGCGCATGATCTGCGCATGAAGATGTATGGGCACCTGCAGCGGCTGTCGCTTGGGTACTACAACACGCATGCGACGGGAACGATTCTGAGCACGATTACGGCGGATATTCAGACGATTGAGGGATTTGCTTCGTCATCGACGTTGAATATTGTGGTCGATATGCTGACGATCGTCTGCATGCTGGGGTTGATGTTCTGGCTGAACTGGGACTTCACGCTGATTGCTGTTGGGGTGACGCCGTTTCTGCTGCTGTTTGTTTCGAGATTTAAGAAGGCAGTGAAGAAGGCGACGCATGAGGTTCGCAAAGAGCAGAGCGAGATTGTCGCGGTGGTGCAGCAGGGGTTGGAATCGATACAGGCAGTGAAGGCGTTTGGGCAGGAGGCGACGGAAGAGGCGCAGTTGGAGCTGGTGAGCCAGGCGACGGTGAGCGCTGCGCTGAAGGCAAGGAGTGTGAAGGCGCTGCTGTCGCCGGTGGTGACGATTACGGTGTCGTTGTGTACGGCGGTAGTGTTGTGGCGCGGAGCCGCGCTGATTCTTGAGAAGACGATGACGGTGGGCGAGCTGACCGTTTATCTGGCCTACCTTACGAAGTTTTTCAAGCCGGTGAAGGATCTTGCGACGACGACGAATGCAGTGGCGCAGGCGGCAGTTGGAGCAGAGCGGGTTCGCGAGATTCTGGATACGGATGCGGTGATTCCGGAGAAGAAAGATGGGTTGACGCCGGAGACGGTGGCGGGGACGATTGAGTTTGAGCACGTCGCGTTTGGATATGACCCGGCGAATCTGATTTTGACGGATGTGAGTTTCAAGATTGAGGCGGGTCAGTTTGTGGGGATCGTGGGGCCGACGGGAGCCGGGAAATCGACGGTGGTGAGTTTGATCCCGCGGTTTTATGATGTCGATTCCGGGTCGGTAAAGATGGATGGCGAGGATGTGCGTGAGTACAAACTGAAGCCGCTGAGGGACAAGATCGGGTACGTGCTGCAGGACACGGTGCTGTTTCGCGGGACGATTTTAGAGAATATTGCGTTTGGGCGGCCGGCGGCGACGAGAGAAGAGGTGATTGCGGCGGCGAAGCTGGCGAATGCGGATGAGTTCATTTCGAAGATGCCGTTGGGGTACGAGACGATGGTGGGGGAGCGGGGATCGACGCTGTCGGGTGGGCAGAGGCAGCGGATTGGGATTGCGCGGGTGATGGTGCGGAATAGTCCGATTCTGCTGCTGGATGAGCCGACGGCAGCGCTCGATAGCGAGTCGGAGAAGTTGGTGATCGATGCGCTGGAGAAGCTGATGGAGGGGCGGACTGTGATTGCGATTGCTCATCGATTGAGCACGATCCGGGATGCGAATCAGATCATTGTGATTAATGAAGGCGTTGTGGCGGAGAATGGAACGCATGAGGAGTTGATGGCGGTGAATGGGATCTATGCGGCGCTGCATCGGACGCAGTTCGACGCCGGGTTGGATAAGGTGATGGCGTAA
- a CDS encoding ethanolamine ammonia-lyase subunit EutB — translation MAHAHTVASVRYTFNSLADLLAKATPARSGDELAGIAATSAQQRVAAQMALAGLPLTHFLNEAVIPYETDEVTRLIQDTSRTPAANAAFAPISSLTVGELRDHLLSDATTPATLAALAPGLTPEIAAAVSKLMRLQDLILVARKISIVTKFRTTVGLPGRLSTRLQPNHPTDDPAGIAASILDGLLLGSGDAVIGINPVSDNVAALTTLLHLVDHIRRRYEIPTQSCVLAHLTTQMQAMQQGAPLDLLFQSIGGTEATNTSFGINLALLEEAHQQARSLNRAPENPSPNIMYFETGQGSSLSANAHHGAGGQGVDQQTLEARAYAVARHFNPMLVNTVVGFIGPEYLYDGKQILRAGLEDHFCGKLLGLPMGCDICYTNHAEADQDDMDALLTMLGAAGVNYIMGVPGADDIMLNYQSTSFHDALYLRRLLNLRPAPEFEAWLNTQAPHRLTLPAMLP, via the coding sequence ATGGCCCACGCCCACACCGTAGCGAGCGTCCGCTACACCTTCAACTCCCTCGCCGATCTCCTCGCCAAAGCGACCCCCGCCCGCTCTGGTGACGAGCTCGCCGGCATCGCCGCAACCTCCGCCCAGCAACGCGTCGCAGCACAGATGGCGCTCGCCGGTCTCCCCCTCACCCACTTCCTCAACGAAGCCGTCATCCCCTACGAAACCGACGAAGTAACCCGTCTCATCCAGGACACCAGCCGCACACCCGCTGCCAACGCCGCATTCGCCCCCATCTCAAGTCTCACCGTAGGCGAGCTCCGCGACCATCTCCTCTCCGACGCAACCACCCCAGCCACCCTTGCCGCTCTCGCCCCCGGCCTCACCCCCGAAATTGCCGCCGCCGTCTCCAAACTCATGCGCCTCCAGGACCTCATCCTCGTGGCCCGCAAGATCTCCATCGTCACAAAATTCCGCACCACCGTAGGCCTGCCCGGCCGCCTCTCCACCCGTCTACAACCCAACCACCCCACCGACGACCCAGCAGGCATCGCCGCATCTATCCTCGACGGCCTCCTCCTCGGCTCCGGCGACGCCGTCATCGGCATCAATCCAGTCTCCGACAACGTAGCCGCTCTCACAACCCTTCTCCACCTCGTCGATCACATCCGCCGCCGCTACGAGATCCCCACCCAGTCCTGCGTCCTCGCCCATCTCACCACGCAGATGCAGGCCATGCAGCAGGGCGCACCTCTCGACCTCCTCTTCCAATCCATCGGCGGCACCGAAGCCACCAACACCAGCTTCGGCATCAACCTGGCTCTCCTAGAAGAGGCCCACCAACAAGCCCGTAGCCTGAACCGCGCACCAGAAAATCCATCGCCCAACATCATGTACTTCGAGACCGGCCAGGGCAGCAGCCTAAGCGCCAATGCTCATCATGGTGCCGGCGGTCAGGGCGTAGACCAGCAAACTCTCGAAGCCCGCGCTTACGCCGTAGCCCGCCACTTCAACCCGATGCTGGTCAACACAGTCGTAGGCTTCATCGGTCCCGAATACCTCTACGACGGCAAGCAAATCCTCCGCGCAGGCCTCGAAGATCACTTCTGCGGCAAACTCCTCGGCCTCCCCATGGGCTGCGACATCTGCTACACCAACCACGCCGAAGCCGATCAGGACGACATGGACGCACTCCTCACCATGCTCGGCGCCGCAGGCGTCAACTACATCATGGGTGTCCCCGGCGCAGACGACATCATGCTCAACTATCAGAGCACATCCTTCCACGACGCCCTCTACCTCCGCCGCCTCCTCAATCTCCGTCCCGCCCCCGAGTTCGAAGCGTGGCTCAACACGCAAGCTCCCCATCGCCTCACCTTACCCGCCATGCTCCCTTAG
- the eutC gene encoding ethanolamine ammonia-lyase subunit EutC: MSDHKTKESKEVKELEIAPTGAPSATPPPSLRSYTPARIALRRTGVSLATTEILDFQLAHAQARDAVHAALDTQLLIHRLNTEIPSLTVPILTLASAAPDRASYLRRPDLGRTLSPASAALLHPSPCDILLVIADGLSATAIEHHAVPLLAALLPALPANQTLGPLCIATQARVAIADRIGSLLHARLSVILIGERPGLSSPDSLGAYVTWNPTPGRTDADRNCISNIRTAGLDYLTAAARIAFYCAEASRLKLTGTALKEATPPLLSS; encoded by the coding sequence ATGTCCGACCACAAAACAAAAGAATCAAAAGAAGTAAAAGAGCTGGAGATAGCCCCGACCGGAGCACCGTCCGCCACCCCGCCCCCGTCTCTGCGCAGCTACACGCCTGCCCGCATCGCCCTGCGCCGCACCGGAGTCAGCCTCGCCACCACAGAGATCCTCGACTTCCAGCTCGCCCACGCCCAGGCTCGCGACGCCGTCCACGCCGCGCTCGACACCCAACTCCTCATCCACCGCCTCAATACCGAAATCCCGTCCCTCACCGTACCCATCCTCACCCTCGCCAGCGCCGCCCCCGACCGCGCCTCCTACCTCCGCCGCCCAGACCTCGGCCGTACCCTGTCCCCCGCCTCCGCCGCTCTCCTCCACCCGTCCCCCTGTGACATCCTCCTCGTCATCGCCGACGGCCTCTCCGCCACCGCCATCGAGCACCACGCCGTCCCCCTCCTCGCCGCCCTCCTTCCCGCGCTGCCTGCAAACCAGACCCTCGGCCCACTCTGCATCGCCACCCAGGCACGCGTCGCCATCGCCGACCGCATCGGCTCCCTCCTCCACGCGCGCCTCTCAGTCATCCTCATCGGCGAGCGCCCAGGCCTCAGCTCACCCGACTCCCTCGGCGCATACGTCACCTGGAACCCCACTCCCGGCCGCACCGACGCCGACCGCAACTGCATCTCCAACATCCGCACCGCTGGCCTCGACTACCTCACCGCCGCCGCCCGCATTGCCTTCTACTGCGCCGAAGCCAGCCGACTCAAACTCACCGGCACCGCCCTCAAAGAAGCAACCCCGCCTCTTCTCAGCTCCTGA
- a CDS encoding TonB-dependent receptor yields the protein MSRCFRSFFFVVVCQMACLLLVCPVFGQQTLGGLTGVVTDGQGGILPGTVVTVVGDQTGLTRTQTAGSNGFYDFANLPIGTYTLSFTKEGFQSQKMQGIPVQSDRTGTVNAQLSVGAVNTVVSVEAVPLLNAVDTTNGYILDKAQIESIPQPTGSFTGLAILSPGVNAELPGGTGAQSGLGNLPIWANGQRDTSNSFSINGVDASSLFNGKSTSQVGSQRVINSTGASTTQGGAGVIQTVASVYLSIGNAIPTPAPETIQEVRVNASMYDAQQGSTSGAHIDVNTASGTNAYHGTAYGRRGTNWINAAPFFFKNNPLLANDPKDENPELHRYIAGGTFGGPIIKNKLFGFVSYQHLQVSDQEIGDNFINVPVGLSDTNRDAAGFANMINGPFGTTLTAANIDRTALALFNSPSLPGEPGKWLVPNDTGSSGMSASHPYNAFLPGTGRFKADMAVANLDYNISNKDTLSLKYFYQHDPTLAPYAYSSVPGFTEHLDSGAQVFSIINTYLVKSNLSTTESLGFLREKTWVDNEQPFGPDAIPGGSLGTVSINEFGSSYFPGVSIVNVLGSAQAQYGLVSSGILNIGPNAEGQAPNTGAFQNRWQPSGNAIWTLGKHTVTFGTSYSYTQLNTIDHRTNAGTVATDDLSAFAQGYVTPGSSSTQFYVSSFLQGDASRYYRANQVGSYVQDKFQVTPTVSLTAGLRYDWDGGLSEKNGRIFNFDPTLYSYNEASDTIVNPGFIIASNNKNGTTGVSPTTLTGRQWGIGPRLGAAWQPEKFGGKLVVRTGFGMYYDRGELFSYFSPGYAIGTVTGGPFGVNQQLPFVTAQSCPVQSLYSYYIPTCGGGGGINPPTSAPTAATGNLANPYTNVKNAPPTNPQSSDLSNYLPNIASINDGGQPISLGVYDRANKLPYTFNYTLDIQWQPRNDLAITLGYVGNLGRHQVIPVPFNQPGIASPSANIHGEKYSYGYNVGGATLPDGTGYDFDYEGGNIDHRVPYVGYAAESISYRAAGVDAYNALTAHVEKRMSHGFQVAASYTYSHALDEQSGLGLFYNGNNPLNLRDGYASSDFDRTHVINFNYVYRLPDFVHNHAVEGYFANGWSLVGLTILQSGQPYSVIDFSGAVGSIFYGVSNGITNPIVPLAPGCTAKSAKTGHSGAFNPSGDPNLNALKASCFTIPILQAGGLSGAVPTSDPYETDFTTGQRNIFHQAFQKRSDASLMKVTKFTERYSLTYTFDVYNLTNTSSFDVPGNEVAQNVNYNGFPQAGTPVLPTGCNTTSPSTNTFYNCPSGLGTVTHTIGSPRQIQMALRFLF from the coding sequence ATGAGTAGGTGTTTCCGTTCCTTCTTCTTTGTCGTTGTGTGCCAGATGGCGTGTCTGCTTCTGGTGTGTCCCGTGTTTGGGCAGCAGACGCTCGGCGGCCTGACGGGGGTGGTGACCGATGGCCAGGGCGGGATTCTGCCGGGGACGGTGGTGACCGTGGTGGGGGATCAGACGGGGTTGACGCGGACGCAGACGGCGGGAAGCAATGGATTTTATGATTTTGCGAATCTGCCGATTGGGACTTACACGCTCTCGTTTACGAAGGAAGGGTTTCAGTCACAGAAGATGCAGGGGATTCCTGTGCAGAGCGACCGGACGGGGACAGTGAATGCTCAGTTGAGCGTGGGTGCAGTGAACACCGTGGTGAGCGTGGAAGCGGTCCCGCTGTTGAACGCGGTGGATACGACGAACGGGTACATTCTGGATAAGGCGCAGATCGAGTCGATACCGCAGCCTACGGGGAGTTTTACGGGATTGGCGATTCTGTCGCCGGGTGTGAACGCGGAGCTGCCGGGTGGTACTGGAGCTCAGTCTGGTTTGGGGAATCTGCCGATCTGGGCGAATGGACAGCGCGACACGAGTAATAGCTTCTCGATCAACGGCGTGGATGCTAGCAGTCTCTTCAATGGGAAGAGCACAAGCCAGGTTGGCTCGCAGCGTGTGATCAACAGTACGGGGGCTTCGACGACGCAGGGTGGCGCGGGAGTGATTCAGACCGTTGCATCGGTTTATCTTTCGATTGGTAACGCGATTCCTACGCCGGCGCCGGAGACGATCCAGGAGGTGCGGGTGAACGCGTCGATGTATGACGCTCAGCAGGGCTCTACTTCGGGTGCGCACATCGATGTGAATACTGCTTCGGGCACGAATGCGTATCACGGAACGGCGTATGGGCGGCGCGGAACGAACTGGATTAATGCGGCGCCGTTCTTCTTCAAAAATAATCCGCTGCTCGCGAATGATCCGAAGGACGAGAATCCTGAGCTGCACCGGTATATCGCCGGGGGGACTTTTGGCGGTCCGATTATTAAAAACAAACTATTTGGTTTTGTGTCGTACCAGCATCTGCAGGTGTCGGATCAGGAGATCGGGGATAACTTCATCAATGTGCCGGTTGGCCTTTCCGATACGAATCGCGATGCGGCTGGCTTTGCGAATATGATCAATGGTCCGTTTGGGACCACACTTACTGCTGCCAACATCGATCGGACTGCGCTGGCTTTGTTCAACTCGCCTTCGCTGCCTGGTGAGCCGGGTAAGTGGCTTGTGCCCAATGACACGGGATCGTCGGGGATGTCTGCTTCTCATCCCTACAATGCTTTTCTTCCTGGCACGGGTCGTTTCAAGGCTGATATGGCGGTGGCTAATCTTGACTACAACATCAGTAACAAAGACACGCTGTCGCTGAAGTATTTCTATCAACATGATCCTACGCTTGCTCCTTATGCCTACTCGAGCGTTCCGGGATTTACGGAACATCTTGACTCGGGCGCGCAGGTTTTCTCGATCATCAACACTTATCTTGTGAAGTCGAATTTGAGTACCACGGAGAGTTTGGGTTTTCTTCGGGAGAAGACGTGGGTGGATAACGAGCAGCCATTTGGGCCGGACGCGATTCCGGGAGGCTCGCTGGGAACAGTTTCGATCAATGAGTTTGGGTCGAGTTATTTTCCCGGTGTGTCGATTGTGAATGTGTTGGGCAGCGCTCAGGCTCAGTATGGTCTGGTTAGTTCGGGCATTCTGAACATTGGGCCTAACGCTGAGGGACAGGCTCCTAATACCGGAGCTTTCCAGAATCGATGGCAGCCGTCTGGAAATGCGATCTGGACGCTGGGCAAGCACACGGTTACGTTTGGGACGAGTTATAGCTATACGCAACTCAATACGATCGACCATCGGACGAACGCGGGCACGGTGGCGACGGACGATTTGAGCGCTTTTGCGCAGGGGTATGTGACGCCGGGTAGCTCTTCAACCCAGTTTTATGTCAGCTCGTTTCTGCAGGGTGATGCGAGCCGTTACTACCGGGCGAACCAGGTGGGGAGCTATGTGCAGGACAAGTTCCAGGTCACGCCGACGGTTTCGCTTACCGCGGGGCTGCGTTATGACTGGGATGGTGGCCTGAGCGAGAAGAACGGACGGATCTTCAACTTTGACCCGACGCTTTACAGCTACAACGAAGCGTCGGATACGATCGTCAATCCTGGCTTCATCATTGCCAGCAACAACAAAAACGGAACCACAGGTGTGAGCCCGACCACACTGACGGGGCGGCAGTGGGGGATTGGTCCGCGGCTGGGTGCGGCATGGCAGCCGGAGAAGTTCGGAGGCAAGCTGGTGGTGCGTACAGGCTTCGGGATGTACTACGACCGCGGTGAACTATTCAGCTACTTCTCGCCTGGCTATGCGATTGGAACGGTTACTGGCGGGCCTTTCGGCGTGAACCAACAGCTTCCTTTCGTTACCGCACAATCTTGCCCGGTCCAGAGCCTTTACAGCTACTACATTCCAACCTGCGGTGGAGGTGGCGGCATAAACCCACCGACCTCTGCGCCTACGGCTGCGACGGGCAATCTCGCGAACCCGTATACCAACGTGAAGAATGCACCGCCGACGAATCCGCAGTCGTCCGACTTGAGCAACTACCTGCCGAACATTGCGAGCATCAATGATGGCGGGCAGCCGATTTCGCTTGGTGTCTACGATCGCGCCAATAAACTGCCTTATACCTTCAACTACACGCTGGATATCCAGTGGCAGCCGCGCAATGACCTTGCGATCACACTGGGCTACGTTGGTAATCTGGGGCGGCATCAGGTGATTCCGGTTCCGTTCAACCAGCCTGGAATTGCTTCACCTAGTGCCAATATCCATGGTGAGAAGTATTCGTATGGTTATAACGTTGGGGGAGCCACGCTGCCTGATGGGACTGGCTATGACTTCGACTATGAGGGCGGCAACATCGACCATCGCGTTCCTTATGTTGGTTATGCGGCGGAGTCGATCTCTTATCGAGCGGCGGGAGTGGATGCCTACAATGCGCTGACGGCACACGTTGAGAAGCGGATGAGTCACGGATTCCAGGTGGCTGCTTCTTACACGTACTCGCACGCGCTCGATGAACAGAGTGGCCTGGGGCTTTTCTATAACGGCAACAATCCGTTGAACCTGCGCGACGGATATGCCTCGTCCGACTTTGACCGCACCCATGTGATCAACTTCAACTACGTTTACAGGCTGCCCGATTTTGTTCATAACCATGCGGTCGAAGGTTATTTTGCGAATGGCTGGTCGCTGGTGGGGCTTACGATTCTGCAGAGTGGCCAGCCGTATAGCGTGATTGACTTCAGCGGCGCTGTGGGCAGCATCTTCTACGGCGTCAGTAACGGAATTACGAATCCAATCGTTCCGCTGGCTCCGGGGTGCACTGCGAAGTCTGCGAAGACGGGGCATTCTGGGGCGTTCAATCCGAGTGGCGATCCGAATCTGAATGCGTTGAAGGCGTCGTGTTTCACGATTCCAATACTGCAGGCTGGCGGACTGAGCGGCGCTGTTCCGACCTCCGACCCATATGAAACGGACTTTACGACTGGTCAGCGCAATATCTTCCATCAGGCCTTCCAAAAGCGTTCGGATGCGTCGCTGATGAAGGTGACGAAGTTCACGGAACGGTACAGTCTCACTTATACGTTTGATGTGTATAACCTCACGAACACAAGCAGTTTCGATGTGCCCGGCAATGAGGTGGCACAGAACGTTAATTACAATGGCTTTCCGCAGGCTGGGACGCCGGTTCTACCTACCGGCTGCAACACCACCAGCCCAAGCACCAACACCTTTTATAACTGCCCGAGTGGGTTGGGTACTGTGACGCATACGATCGGGAGCCCGCGGCAGATACAAATGGCGTTGAGATTCCTGTTCTAG
- a CDS encoding phospholipase D-like domain-containing protein — MSRSVIVLPDDSAKPILDAILGAKDSIRIKMFVFSDPGLLQAVIAAHQRGVKVRVMLNPERRDGEKENDESRITLTDAGIEVLDSNPCFDLTHEKSMVIDDKTAFVESLNWETKNLTVTRDYAIVTTHKHEVEEVMECFDADWKRENFNAGDHSHLIWCIGNGRQRLGQLIDEAKHSLWLQNERYQDPTIIEHLVRANQRGVKIHIMARPPHKLKKDKLIEGVSGLRVLEDIGVKIHKLKHIKLHAKLLLADDARAIIGSINLAPGSFDSRRELAIEVRDDHILDRLLKTVRHDWENSKLLDLSDAGLLAELEEYDPNVAEDLALETHKGAKKC; from the coding sequence ATGTCGCGCTCTGTGATTGTTTTGCCGGACGATTCTGCGAAGCCGATTCTGGACGCCATTCTTGGTGCGAAAGATTCGATCCGGATCAAGATGTTTGTGTTTTCGGATCCGGGTCTGCTGCAGGCTGTGATTGCCGCTCATCAGCGTGGGGTGAAGGTGCGGGTGATGCTGAACCCGGAGAGGCGGGATGGTGAGAAAGAGAATGACGAGTCCAGGATTACGTTGACGGACGCGGGGATTGAGGTGCTGGATAGCAATCCGTGCTTCGATCTGACGCATGAGAAGTCGATGGTGATCGATGATAAGACGGCATTTGTCGAGTCGCTGAACTGGGAGACGAAGAACCTTACGGTGACGCGGGATTATGCGATTGTTACGACGCATAAGCACGAGGTCGAAGAGGTAATGGAGTGCTTCGACGCGGACTGGAAGAGGGAGAACTTCAATGCGGGCGATCACTCGCATTTGATCTGGTGTATTGGGAATGGGCGGCAGCGGCTGGGGCAGTTGATCGATGAGGCGAAGCACTCGCTGTGGCTTCAGAATGAGCGGTATCAGGATCCGACGATTATCGAACATCTGGTAAGGGCGAACCAGCGTGGGGTGAAGATTCACATTATGGCGCGGCCTCCGCACAAGCTGAAGAAAGACAAGCTGATTGAGGGCGTGAGCGGGCTTAGGGTGTTGGAAGATATTGGCGTGAAGATCCACAAGTTGAAGCATATTAAGCTTCATGCGAAGTTGTTGCTGGCTGACGATGCGCGCGCAATTATTGGATCGATCAATCTCGCTCCGGGGAGCTTCGATAGCAGGCGGGAGCTGGCGATTGAGGTGAGGGACGACCATATCCTTGATCGTTTACTCAAGACCGTCCGGCATGATTGGGAGAACTCGAAGCTACTGGATTTGAGCGATGCAGGCCTGTTGGCGGAGTTGGAGGAATACGATCCGAATGTGGCGGAGGATCTTGCGCTCGAAACGCATAAGGGTGCGAAGAAGTGCTGA